A DNA window from Anastrepha obliqua isolate idAnaObli1 chromosome 5, idAnaObli1_1.0, whole genome shotgun sequence contains the following coding sequences:
- the LOC129248015 gene encoding hepatocyte nuclear factor 1-beta-B-like — MSSPMGDDTTTKSTPSTQRPQITTTTNTYQQHASMNTSAATVVIAAATAATATTVTPTQHTSHSHHHHHHQQQQHCTATAVVDGNVAAYAAASTVSTVQQPPHQQSQQPQHLSLLQRPTAHASSSNPSSSSHYVCYLPVLKPDVVLSDRGLFTVYCFVKDFVR, encoded by the coding sequence ATGTCCTCACCGATGGGCGACGACACCACAACTAAATCGACGCCAAGCACGCAACGACCGCAAAtcactacaacaacaaacacttacCAACAACATGCGAGCATGAACACTTCCGCAGCCACTGTTGTTATTGCAGCAGCCACAGCCGCCACTGCAACCACAGTAACACCAACACAACACACTAGCCacagtcatcatcatcatcaccaccaacaacaacaacactgcaCGGCAACAGCTGTTGTTGATGGAAATGTGGCTGCGTATGCAGCTGCGTCGACGGTGTCTACTGTGCAACAGCCACCACACCAACAGTCGCAACAGCCACAACATTTGTCATTGCTACAGCGGCCTACAGCGCATGCTAGCAGCAGCAATCCCTCGAGCAGCAGTCATTATGTTTGCTATTTGCCCGTTTTAAAGCCCGATGTTGTGCTCAGCGATCGCGGCCTATTTACTGTTTATTGTTTTGTCAAAGATTTTGTTAGGTAA